GCGTCGGCTGGCCTTGCTATTTTCCTTTGATTTTCTTTCCTGTTTACCAAGCTTTCAATTCCCCAAACATAAAGTAGCGTCATGGCAGCAAGTGGTATCACCTAGAAGGTACAATTCCTTTCGGCATTTGTTTGACTATCAGCAAAAGCTTACTAATTTTATTAGTAGGCCACCGTTGTTAAGGTAAATAAATGACCATTTCACAAAAACTTATCTCAGCATTTATAGCAACCATTACACTTCCTTTATTCACCATTTCGGTATTAATGATCAATAAAATAATTGATCAAGCTTATATAGACTTTGAAGTGAATAATACCCGCGAAGTAAAGCAAGTTGATCATGCTGTTGAATTGTTTTTTAAAGAAATAGCCAAGAACGTTATTTACCTAACAGAAAATCAATTCGTTAAAAATGCGAGCCAAGATATCACCCGTTATCTTGAAAATACGCAATCAACCGAGATGACTCCTCGCCAAAATAGTGAATTAGAGCAACAAATATTTGCCGACTTTGACAGCTTTGGCGCAAGTCACGAAGGGATCTCATACATCTATCTTGGTAATCAAGCTGGTGGCTACCTGCAATGGCCAATTGGCAGTATTGGCGCAAACTATGATCCTCGCCCTCGACCTTGGTACCAACGTGGTTTACAAGGCAATGGTGAAGCGGTGCGCACAAATGCCTATTACTGGGAACCAGATGATGCAGTGATCGTTTCAACCGTCAGAACCATCACCAACAATGGGCAGTTAGTTGGCGTTGCAGGTATGGATGTGTCGCTCAAAGAACTCACTCAAATGGCGAAGAAAATTAAGATTGGCGAGTCCGGTTACTTGATGGTGATAGAAGATAGCGGCAATGTGCTAGTCGATGCTAAGTACCCGGATCACAACTTTAAACAACTTGCCGAAATTGAAAACGGTGTTTTCTCCGAAATTTCTCAGCAGAGCAATGGCGTAGTCGAACTTGAAATATACGACGAAACCTACCTTGCCAATATCTACACCTCGCCCCAAATGGGCTGGAAATACGTTAGCATGATGGAAAGCTCCGAAGTCCTCGCATCGGCATATAGCATGGCAGTACTTATCGTCATTATTAGCGCAGTGTTACTGGTGATATTTGCAATTTTAGGCGTCTACTTAGCAAGGCTAATTTCAAAACCTATTGTTACCGTTACCGAAGGGCTTGAAGAGATAGCACAAGGGGGTGGTGACCTTACCAAACGATTGCACATCAAAACCAATGACGAAACAGGCAAACTGTCAGAAAGCTTTAACCGCTTCTTAGGCTCAATTGCCCAGTTAATTAAAGAAATTAATCAAAGCAGCGAGAATGTGAACCAGTCTGCCGATCAAACCTCAGCGTTATCGAACAATTTAGACGAGTCGATCAAGCAGCAACTGGAAGCCCTTGACCAATCTGCAACAGCCATCAATGAAATGGCAGCAACTGCAAATGAAGTGGCCAGTAATTGTGTAAGTGCAGCAGATTCTGCAAATGCCACAAAAGACTCTGCGGAATCGGGTCAAGAGCTTATTGAACAAGCCGTAGTGAGCGTACAAGCACTCGGCGAGCTAACGCAAAAATCCGCTGATAGCATTCGCCATCTCGATGTAGAAAGTGAAAACATCACCTCGATATTAGACGTGATTCGCGGTATTGCCGAGCAAACCAACCTATTGGCATTAAATGCCGCCATTGAAGCCGCGCGTGCGGGCGAGCAAGGGCGCGGATTTGCTGTGGTCGCTGACGAAGTACGTGCGCTATCACAACGCACCCATGAATCCACCGAAGAAATCGCTCATCAACTGGGTAAATTAAGAAATATGACGCAAAGCGTGTCGAATGATATGGAAATCAGCGTTGATAAATCACAGCAAACAATCGAGTTCACACAAGAGGCTAAAACCTCATTTGATAGTATTACTGGCTCGGTTGATGCTATCAGTGAAATGAACACGCAAATAGCAGCGGCCGCCGAAGAGCAGCAAGTGGTCGCAGAAGATATCAGCCGAAACGTTGTCGAAATTAAGATGGCAGCGGATGAAGTCGCGGTAATTTCATCGCAAGCTGGCAAAAATTCTCAGCACCTCAACACCCTCTCGGCAGACTTAAATGCCCTAGTACAGAAATTTAAGGTGTAGTGGCTTAAGGAATATCGAAAGGCAATTACGCAAATGTTAGCGTTGCGGTTGTACCATGCTCATTAGATGCTAATGCAATTCCTATCGCTTGTTGATCACATAATCGTTTAGCCAATGATAGACCAATGCCCAAACCTTGGCTTTGGTTACCTTTTACGCCGCTCGCAAACACATTCGGTAATATATCGTGCGCGATACCTTCGCCAGAATTTCTGATAATTAAACGCGGCGATTGCCAGTCAATATCAATTTCACCTTGCTCGGTATGACTAAAGGCGTTAGCGATAAGGTTACCGATAACGATGCGTAACGCCTGTGGGTTGGCGGTTACTGTGGCAGTATTTGAGACATTAACTTCAAGTTCGATGGCCTTATCTTCAATCAGCTGATGATGTTCGACAATGGCTGCTTCAACAACAGCAAGTAATGGTATGGGCTCATGCATTGTCTCACCTTCCCGTGCCAAGGCTAGTAAGCCCTCAATACACAACTGCATTTGCTGCTGTGCTGATGTGATGCGTTCAACTAATGGAAGCTGTTCTTTGGTCAGGGAAGTGTCGCTAAGTAAGGTGATTGCACCTTGAGTGATCGTCAATGGCGTGCGAAGTTCATGTGAAATATCGCGAGTAAAATGCTGCTCACGAGCGATAAATTCGCGAACTCGATCAATTGCTCGTTCTAGTTCTTTGGCAAACAAACCAATTTCATCCTGGTTAAACTGCTTAGCAAAGCCGTTTGGCAATTCATCACCTTTAACCTGTATTAGCACAGCGTTAAGTTGTTCAATTGGCTTAATCAAACGCTTTGCAAATGACCAAGCCAGCCACAAAGCTATAATAATCAGCATACCAATAAACACGGCATGTGTTTTTGCCATACCACCTTTGATATTGCGCACAACTAAATAGTCACTTACTTCCGCCACTAAAAACCCATCACCTAATCTAACTAAGTGGTAGTGCGCTTTGTTGTTTTGATGTTCATGCTCCATTGGGCCATTTTGTTTTGGACCAGAAAACTCAATGCGTTCAGGCTCATCCTTAAGCACATCTGAGATGGCTGTTGGTAATTGCTGAGTTGATGGATAATAACGGACGAAATTTAGCTGCGGTTGAATTGGCTGACCCGCATTAATTTGCGCCTCAACCAGCACTTTTTCTTGTTCAAGTAAGCTCACAAATAAGCTGTCTTCAACATAGTAAGTAAACAAAAAACTTAAGGCACCAAATAACACGCTAATCAGTAAAACTAAGCCAATAAAATACGCAAGAATCCGACTTCGTATTTGAGAAAACATGTTAACGATCCTTATGTCTTTATTTTTCACTAATAAAGTGAATGAGCCTAATAGGCAATGCAGTTGCAAAGCCGATGAACTAGAGAATTAAAAGGTTAAAGCGCTAAACCAAACCCCACGCCATGAATAGTTTTAACGATTGGTACATCAAATGGCTTATCTAAGGCTTTCCTCAGTTGATAAAAATGAGATCGCAATGCATCTGACTCTGTCGGTGCATCCCCCCATAACTTTTGACATAGCTCGCTGCGAGTAAGCGCCCTTGGGTGAGCTTCCATCAATAACTGCAAAATTGTGTATGGAATCGGCTGTAAGTGGATTTCTTGTTGATTTCGCATCACTTGTTTAGTGCTTAGATCAAGCACTAAGTGCTGGCTTCCTTCACCGAGTTCAAGCTGTTTTCGCTGCTGACTTTGATTGCGAGCAGCTAAAGCTTGGCACCTAACCAATAATTCCTCTAGTGCAAATGGCTTGGTAAGATAGTCATCTGCACCTTGCGCAAAGCCAGTTAGTTTGTCGTCAAGAGTATCGCGTGCCGTTAGCATAATGATTGGAATATGACGCTCTGCCTTTGCTCGAAGTAATTGGCACACCGCTAAACCATCTAATTTCGGCAATGCGATATCAAGCACAATACAGTCGAAATAATGGCTAAGTGCCAGCTCAGATGCTTGTTCACCGTCGTAAGCAAAATCGAGTATCACCTGATGCTTTTCAAAAAAGTTAGCGATATTGCGACTAATGGCCAAATTATCTTCAACAATAAGCACCTTTAAAGGTTTTACTTGCAATGATTTACCCGTCAATTAGTTATCCTTAAATGGCTTATGCTTTGAGTAATCAAGTGCTAATCATAGCACTATCAAACACTTAGCTATCGACGCTAATATTTAACATCATAACTTTAATTGTAAACCTTTAGTCGCTTGCTACTTCTCGTTGAAGCTGAACCTTCGTAGTCCAAATACTGCTAGTCTGTCGCCTAGTGCAGCACAATAAAGGCCAAATAAACAAAGATTTACATAAAAAGTTAGCTTACTGATACCAGTTTTCTAGCTGCTGATAGTATCCTTGAGGTAATACGTGCCCGCCATCAAACTGCACATGTTTCTTATTGGCTGTCGCAATGTTGGCATAAAGCGCGGCGTTCTCAGACTCGCTAGCATGCTCATCATCATTGGCTGAAACCAGCCATAATTTATCAAGATGCGCCAAATTATGGGTAAAGTTTTTTGGTGCGACTATCGCCACTTTATCATCAAGATACGGCGGCACAATAGATAGCACCCGTTCAATTCGTTCATCAACGCCAGCAAGTAATATGGATACTTGGCCGCCCATGCTATAGCCTGCAACCGTGGTATTGGCTTGGTCAAACTGCGCTTGTTTTTCCACCCAATCCAGTAAGACTCTATAATCTTTAACCGTGTCGATAACCATCTGCTCATATGGCTCGCGCTTGCCCCACCAATGTAAATCGCGCATCACTTCAATAATGTTGTAGTCAAGGTTTTTGCGTTTGCCATGGTTGCGACTATCAATGGCGATGACGGCATAACCATTAGCCAACGCCTGCTTGGCTAGTTTATCGGTTTGTTCAAGTGTTGGACGCTCTTTGAAGCTATCCATCCACCAGCGATTTTCACTGCGCCCCATGGCGTGCACGCCCAGCATCACCGGCATTGAGTGAGCTTTAGTATCAGTATCAGGATAAGCCATTCGACCATTAACAATAGCGCCATCAAAGCTTTGGTAAGTAAAAGCAAAGGTTGTTGCAGATAACTGTTCAAGCTGCATATTCATTGGCTTATCAGCATTACCTTGGTAAGTATAAGATGCTTGTATTTCTTGTTGATCAACTTGGTACGGATGCAATCCCCAAATCGCGTACCAAATACCGCCCAATAAAGCGAAAATACCAACTATACTGACCATAGCCTTCCCCCAATTGATACTGCTAAGTTTCTGTTTAAATTGATTAAACACACTCATTGCTCCTTGACCTTATTCGCTCAGTGCTAGCAATAGGCTTGCTATTTGTTCGTTATCAGGGAACTTCGCTTTTGATGTTTGCAGCAGTTTTATCGCCGTTTGTGTATCACTTTTATCAAGGTAGGCTTTGGCTATTGCTGTATCTAGCATTGGGTGGTTCACTTTCGCCTGCACCAATTCCATGAGCGTTATTCCAATATCAAGCTCGATTTGACGAGTAGCGTGCTTGGCTTGGTATAGCCCTAACATCGCCAACAACATAGAATCATAGCGTTCACTGTTGGCAATGAACTCTTGCTCGGCGGTTTCGCGGTTATTAAAAAATGCTTCAGCCAGTTTTATCGTACGGTCATCTTTAAAATCAATGTGCTGCGGTACAGGCAAGCCCAGTTTTGCAACCACGGCTTTCGCTGCGTCTGTGGTAGAAAATGGGTTTTGCCCCGTAATCAATCGACCATCGACACTGACCTGATTAAGCATTAAACCATCTTGTTGATAATTTGCGCCATTTTCCACCAGTTTATCTGCTAGCAAAAATGGAAGCTGCCACTTTTTCGTAAAGGCATTTTCTTCTTCATTGGTAAACGCTGACACGCGTTTATCAGTAATCAGCAAGTCACCATTGCTAAGCTTTACATTCAGCAATGCTGCTGGACCATGACAGACAGCCCCGACAATACCTTTGTTTTCGTAAACCTGACGAATAATGTCTTTAACAGCGGAGTTAGTTGCTAAATCAAACATTGGCCCTTTGCCACCAACCACGTAAACCGCATTGAACTTCGCTGGTTCAACTTGCGATAACTTAAGTGTTGAACCAAGTGAATCAACAGCCTGTTTATCATTGAGAAACGCTTGGTTATAAGTTTTGTTCTTATCAAACTTATCAGCGATTGGCTCGTCGCCATTTGGTGAAGCAAAAGTGACAGCAACACCTGCGGCTTTGAATACCAAATAAGATTTACTCATTTCATCAAATTCATAGCCGGGTTTGACTAACTGACCATCATCCCCTTTTTCACCATAACTACTGAGTACCATAAGCACTGCTGGCGTCGAGTCTGTTTGGCTGCTTTGGGCATTGATACTTGTAAATATTAAAGTGATAGGTACTAACACTTTAATGATAAATTGCTTCATTGCTATTGCTCCGTTTTAACTGGTACATGAATATCTAAATTCAATCGTTAAGCTAGCAATGACGCTGTGAAGAAAATGTGAAGACAGCAGTCTTCAGAAAAGGCATATAGAAAAATATTTGCGGAAAAGTTCTGGGCTATGGTTAGCAATTAAAGTTGTATGTAAAAAGATGACGGACCCTCAACAGGGAAATCAAATTAACAACTTTGCAACAAGCCTTTCTATTTTTTGAGCAATTTCCTAAGATGGAGCTAATGAGTACGATTTTTGCTCAAGTTTATTGATGCAAAATAAAGCCACAAAAAGAATAACAAAGGTGAATTTATGACGGAACATTCAGAGCCACTCGTTCAGCGTTTACTCAATAAAGTAGAAATTTGGGGCAATAAACTGCCCGACCCTGCTGCATTATTTATTGCGTTGATGGTCATTGTTTGGCTACTTTCTTGGGCGCTTTCTGGGGTAGATTTTAGCGCTGTAGACCCTCGCACTGGCCAAGCTTTGGTGATTAACAACCAGTTAAGTGGCGATGCCATGACCACTTTCTTTTCAAAAATGGTCACTAACTTTTCGCATTTTCACCCTGTTGGCGTGGTACTTGTCGCTATTTTAGGCATTGGTGTTGCTGAATTTTCAGGCTTTATCAACGCCGGCCTGCGAGCCTTGATGGCGGTAACAGGCAAATGGCTACTTACCCCTATGGTGATCGCCGTTGGTATTGTCAGTCATACCGCGGTAGATGCGGGTTATGTGTTAGTGATACCACTTGGCGGCGTCATTTTCTATGCTGCTGGGCGACACCCGTTAGCGGGCATTGCTGCAGCGTTTGCTGGTGTATCTGGTGGATTTTCTGCGAATTTTGTACCGTCTTCTATCGACCCTATGCTGCAAGGTATTACCCAAGCTGGCGCGCAAATCATGAATTCAGAAATCGTCCTTAACCCACTCAACAATTACTATTTTACCGCAGCCTCGTCACTATTAATCATTACCTTGGGTTGGTTTATTACCGACAAAATTGTTGAGCCGAAGTTAAAAGGTAACGAGCTTGATGGTGATTTATCTGACTTGCCTACGATGGAGCCGTTACAAGAAAATGAACGCAAAGCATTGCGTTGGTCGTTATTCGCAACGGGTATTGGCATTGTCTTGCTCATTGTGAGCACCTCATTTGAAAGCTCCGCATGGCGCGCAAGTGATGGCTCGCTGACTTCGTTTTCTGCACCACTAATGCAATCTATCGTCCCCTTGATTTTCTTACTATTTCTTATTCCCGGGCTAGTTTACGGCATTATTATTGGCAAAATCAGAACCACCAAAGACTTTATTCAAGGCATGAGTAAAGCGATGAGTGATATGGGCTACTATCTGGTCATTATGTTTTTTATCGCCCAATTTATTTACGCTTTTGGTCAATCTAATTTAGGAATTTTACTTGCGGTTAAAGGCGCAGAAGCGCTAAAAGCGCTGGCATTGCCAGGCGGTGTTACTATTACTGGCATTATTATCCTTACCGGCTTTATTAACCTCTTTGTTGGCTCAGCCTCTGCGAAATGGGCACTGCTAGCGCCAATTTTTGTGCCTATGTTAATGCAGCTAGGCATATCGCCAGATCTCGCGCAAGCGGCCTATCGCATCGGTGACTCTAGTACCAATATTATCACCCCATTAATGCCCTACTTCCCGCTGGTTGTTGTTTTCTGCCAACGTTATGTAACCTCTGCAGGGATAGGTACTTTAGCGGCGATGATGTTGCCATTTTCCGTAATATTTCTGATCGCTTGGACAATATTTCTTATGATCTTTTGGAGCTTAGGCTTACCGCTAGGTTTGCAGGCAAGCTATGAGTATTTTCCTTAAGCTCTAGCTTCTTAGATATAGCGATATAAGCTAATGTAGTGAGTAGTCTCAATCACTAAAATATTGAGGCTACTCGCAAATTTCATTGAGTTTCTCTCTTAGCGTTCTTTTAGTTTTCACTTTTACTGCCTATCAGCAAAGCCAAATCAAACAATTGTTACCAAGTTTGTTAAACCACTAGCTAACATAGATAACATAGATAACAATTATTATGCTGTTAATACCAATTTATGGACGAAAAGGTCAACTCAGCTTGTCACACTTTTACTTGTCAGCTTTTATGCGCTCAACCCAATCTAATAGCCAAAAGAATAGCCAGTTTAAAAGCCTAGTCCTGCTAGCTTTGGTGCTCATTAGCAGTATTTATTCCGTTAACGTATCAGCACAAGAGCGAGAGTTACGATCACCACCGCGCAAGCTTACTGCTAAGCAAGCTGAAGTTGCCGCAAGTAATTATCAAAAATACTGCGCCTTATGTCATGGTGAAAATCGTGAAGGTTATGCCAATGACCACGCGCCCTCGTTAAAAAGTAAAAGTTTGATGGAGTCTGGCATTGCCCATCAGGTACTACGCGCGATGCAATATGGCCGCAAAGGCACTGCCATGGCTGGCTATCTGGATGAAGTGGGTGGCCCAATGACACTGGCGGAAACTTGGGATCTCACCTATTGGCTATTTGAGCAAGCAGGTTTTGACCGCCTTAAGTTTTCCACTAAGCCAGTCACTGGTGATATCAAACTTGGTGAAACGCTATATCAGGCTAATTGCACCGCCTGCCACGGGGTTAATGGCGAAGGGGTGAACGCACCAGCGTTGATGAACCAATCTGCCCTTGCCCACAATACCGATGAATTTATTCGCCACGCCATTGAAAATGGTCGTCAAGGCACGCCGATGCAGGCATTTAACGAGAAATTATCCACACAAGAAATTAACAGCATTACTGCCTTTTTACGCAGTAAATCACTGGGCTTAAACGAAACTAAACCGACCTTAACGGCAATGCCTGAGCCCAAAGATTACATTATCAACAAGCAAGGTGATGATCCTAACTTTACGCTGAAAGACGGTATGTATGTGATGTCGGCAGACTTAAATCGTGCACTCGAAAATAACAGCCGTATGGTATTGCTGGATACGCGCGTGCCATCTGTGTGGCAAACCGCCCATATCGAGGGTGCTATCCCCTTCCCTTACTATGCCGACTTAGACGAAACCGTTGCCGGTATTCCAAAGGATGTACAAATCGTCGCCTACTGCTCTTGCCCTCGGGCTGCTGCCGATTACACCATTAATAAGTTAAGAAGACGCGGCTATACTCGCACCGCGGTATTATGGGAAGGCATTTTCGGTTGGATGCACTTAGGTTATCCGGTTAGGCGCGGTGATATTGCCGACGTTAGCCACTAGCGTTAACGCCTTTTAATTCCCAGAATAGATAGCGAAATTATTAGTACTTTCTTTCTGCATTTACTGATATTTCGCTAACTGAGATTGCACTAACTATGGCTGAACGGCCTTACTGAAACTACGAAAAGCGAGCGATGCCGCTTGCGCAGCACTTGCCTGATATTCCTCTTGTTGCACCCAACCTGCGTAAAATAACCCTTCAATTAAGTTTAATACCCAGCTGGTGGGAAGCGAGTTATCAAGCTCTCCGGCTTGCTTAGCCTGCTCGATTAAGTCCCATAACTCCTGATCTTGCTCGGCAATAATGCGGTTCACCTCGGGAATATCGTCGGCAAAATAATCCAGCGTCATCAAAAACTGTAACTCAGCCGTTAATGGCATCGCTAAACTAAACAGTAACTCAAACGCATGCATCGCCGAAGTCGCCTGTGCTTCAATAGGCTGCGTCGCTTGCTCAAAAACTTGTAAGCAATGTAAGGCAATCGCTTCAATTAACGCCTCTTTACTGGTGTACAAGCGATATAAGGTAGCTCGGCCAACACCAGCAGATTTGGCAATATCAGATAAGGAAATTTCCTTATTTTTGTTAATCAGTGTTAAACCAGCCAGTACTAATGCCTGCTGCGATTTTACGATTCTGGCATCCACCATCACATTCACCTTCAGTTTTTAGAGCGCTTTGACCACTACATGCTAAGCAATGCAGCTCGGGCACTCCGCTTAGTAGTTGCCAGTCAGTCTACTGAAAAACACTGTCTGAAACAACACTTATGAAACAGTGGTGACTCATAAAGTTGACTCACTATTAAAATCCCATTACTCTAAAAATACGAAACACATGTGTCTCATAAATTTATCCTGTAAGGAGCTCAGGTGAAATCAGGTAAAAGCAAGTCGCTAGTCATCAATTCACTGGTCGCCGTCATTGGAATATTTCTGGTGTTATGGTTACTTGACGATAGTGAAGCGCAGCAAGCGGCAATTGAACCACCGCAACCAATACCGCAAGTGTCAGTGATTGAGGTAACACCAACCGCCAGAATGGCTGAGATTAAGGTCACAGGAACTGTGAAATCTAGATGGCCACTTGCCCTTAACGCCAATGTCAGCGGCCGTTTGATAGATCATTTTGAGCATATTCAACCGGGCAGTTTTATTCGCCAAGGACAGTCAATTGCCGAAATTCAAGATATCGACTACGTAACAGCCCTGGCCAGCGCCGAAGCACGTATTAGTCAGGCCAAGTTAACGCTTGCCCGCTACCTGAATGAGCAAAGTGTTGCCAAGCATCTGGAAACAACGAATAACAGCAATGAGTTTCGCTTATTTAAGCCGCACGTAAGTGCTGCAAAAGCGGAACTATCCTCCGCACAAGCGAATTACCAATCAGCGCTTAAACGGGTTCAAGATACCAAAGTTAAAGCACCGTTTGATGCAATTGTGTTGGCGAAACACACGGCGCCAGCGCAAGAGATCACTGCAGGTGACACGCTTTATCAACTGGCCTCTTCACAAACCATAGATATCGAAGTGCACCTTGCCACTTATCAGTGGCAGCAAATCGTTAGTACCAAAACTGATAGCCAAAATGACGCCAAAAGTGATGTCCAAAGTAACTCCATAGTTAATGCGGAGCAGGCACCTCATCAAGAAAATACCGAGATAACAGCACGCATAACTGATAATCAAGGCAACATATGGCAGAGCCAACTGCGCTTTTTGTCACCAACACTGAACCCACAAACTCGCCAGCAGCGCTTGCTGCTGACCATTGAAAATCCTTATCAAAACAGCGTTATGCTCTACCCTGAGCAACAAGTGAACGTCAGCTTTAACGCGGCGCAGGGAAGCAATACTATTCTGGCTCCCGCCACTGTGCTGACCCGAGATCAGCAAGTGTGGACCGTTCAAGATGGCAGATTAGTCCAAGAAGAAATTCAACTGCTTAGTGAAGATATTGAGGATAGCGATCAGGTGTTATTTTCCTTTAGCAAGCAACCCAGTCGCGAACGTCTATTAGTGCGTTATCCACTAAGCAATATGTTGGCAGGCCAACAGGTTAACCCCTTGATGGAAAAAGAAAGCCTGCTTGCCGAGCAGCAGAATGAGCAAGAAGGTGCTCAACTAGGTGATCAATTAGACAAGCAGTTAGCAAAATCAACATTTGCAGGAGCACAGCAGTGAACACTATCACCAAATGGTTTCTTGATAATCCCGTTGCCGCCAATTTGCTGATGGTATTTACCCTAGTGGCGGGCTACTTATCGTTTTCCAGTTTACGCGTCGAGAGTTTTCCGCAGCCACCACCGTCACAACTGGTTATTGAAGTGAGTTATCCCGGCGCAACAGCCCTACAAGTCGATGAAAGCATTAGTCAGCGCATAGAAGATGCCATCAGCGGTATCGCTGGCATTAAAACCATCACTAGTGCGTCATATGCTGGCTTTGCCTCAGTACGGGTTAAGAAAAACACTGGTGTAGAGCTAAGCGACTTACTTGAAAAAGTGCGCAATCAAGTGAATGCCATTGTTGGTTTTCCGGAGCGTGCCGAGCAGCCAAAAATTTACCCTGATGAATTTGGCAACTTGGCCTCGTTTGTCATGATTTATGGTGGCGATAGCGATCACACGCGCCAGCAAGTTGCCACCTTGGTCGCTAACAACCTGAAAAAGCATCGGGCGATCTCACAAGTAACGAATTTGGGTAAACGCCGCAAGCAATTAGTCATCGAGCCAAACGCCAACGCTTTAAAGCAATACGGCCTGTCTTATCAGGATGTCGCCAATATTATTCATCAATGGTCACTAAACCATCGCAGTGGTGAGCTCGACACTGAGGCGGGTAAGCTCACTTTAAAGGCCGACAATTATAGTGACACCATACCTAGTTTGGCGCAGATCCCGTTGATTAGCAGCGCAAATGCAGTGATCCGGCTCAGTGATGTCGCCGAGATCACACGCGACTACGAGCAAACTGACAGTCGAGCGCGTTACGCCGGACAAGCCGCTATTGCGTTAATGATATCAACCAGTCAAAAAGATAATTTGCTGACCGTCAACGAGGCAACGCAATCAGTGCTAGCCGAACTACAAAGCCAACTGCCTGCGGGAATAAACACAGATGTGATGGCCGATATGGCACCTTACATCGACGAGCAACTAGATTTGCTCGGCAGCAATGCATGGCAAGGCTTGCTAATTGTGATTGTCTTATTGGCAATATTTCTCGAACTGAGGCTAGCACTTTGGGTCGCCATGGGGATCCCAATTTCCATCGCTGGTGCTATTTGGTTAATGGGGCTGCCAGCCTTAGATTACAGCATTAACGATATCACCCTGTTTGGTATGATTTTAGTGCTCGGCATATTGGTTGACGATGCCGTGGTGGTTGGCGAGTCCATCCATCAAGCGCGAACGCGTATTGCCGACCCGAAAGAAGCAGCCTATCAAGGGGTAAAAGCAGTATCTGTCGCCACCAGTTTTGGTGTACTCACCACCATTGCCGCATTTTCACCTATGTTATGGATAGAAAATGAGCTTGCACA
This Thalassotalea euphylliae DNA region includes the following protein-coding sequences:
- a CDS encoding methyl-accepting chemotaxis protein, whose product is MTISQKLISAFIATITLPLFTISVLMINKIIDQAYIDFEVNNTREVKQVDHAVELFFKEIAKNVIYLTENQFVKNASQDITRYLENTQSTEMTPRQNSELEQQIFADFDSFGASHEGISYIYLGNQAGGYLQWPIGSIGANYDPRPRPWYQRGLQGNGEAVRTNAYYWEPDDAVIVSTVRTITNNGQLVGVAGMDVSLKELTQMAKKIKIGESGYLMVIEDSGNVLVDAKYPDHNFKQLAEIENGVFSEISQQSNGVVELEIYDETYLANIYTSPQMGWKYVSMMESSEVLASAYSMAVLIVIISAVLLVIFAILGVYLARLISKPIVTVTEGLEEIAQGGGDLTKRLHIKTNDETGKLSESFNRFLGSIAQLIKEINQSSENVNQSADQTSALSNNLDESIKQQLEALDQSATAINEMAATANEVASNCVSAADSANATKDSAESGQELIEQAVVSVQALGELTQKSADSIRHLDVESENITSILDVIRGIAEQTNLLALNAAIEAARAGEQGRGFAVVADEVRALSQRTHESTEEIAHQLGKLRNMTQSVSNDMEISVDKSQQTIEFTQEAKTSFDSITGSVDAISEMNTQIAAAAEEQQVVAEDISRNVVEIKMAADEVAVISSQAGKNSQHLNTLSADLNALVQKFKV
- a CDS encoding sensor histidine kinase, whose product is MFSQIRSRILAYFIGLVLLISVLFGALSFLFTYYVEDSLFVSLLEQEKVLVEAQINAGQPIQPQLNFVRYYPSTQQLPTAISDVLKDEPERIEFSGPKQNGPMEHEHQNNKAHYHLVRLGDGFLVAEVSDYLVVRNIKGGMAKTHAVFIGMLIIIALWLAWSFAKRLIKPIEQLNAVLIQVKGDELPNGFAKQFNQDEIGLFAKELERAIDRVREFIAREQHFTRDISHELRTPLTITQGAITLLSDTSLTKEQLPLVERITSAQQQMQLCIEGLLALAREGETMHEPIPLLAVVEAAIVEHHQLIEDKAIELEVNVSNTATVTANPQALRIVIGNLIANAFSHTEQGEIDIDWQSPRLIIRNSGEGIAHDILPNVFASGVKGNQSQGLGIGLSLAKRLCDQQAIGIALASNEHGTTATLTFA
- a CDS encoding type 1 glutamine amidotransferase domain-containing protein, which encodes MKQFIIKVLVPITLIFTSINAQSSQTDSTPAVLMVLSSYGEKGDDGQLVKPGYEFDEMSKSYLVFKAAGVAVTFASPNGDEPIADKFDKNKTYNQAFLNDKQAVDSLGSTLKLSQVEPAKFNAVYVVGGKGPMFDLATNSAVKDIIRQVYENKGIVGAVCHGPAALLNVKLSNGDLLITDKRVSAFTNEEENAFTKKWQLPFLLADKLVENGANYQQDGLMLNQVSVDGRLITGQNPFSTTDAAKAVVAKLGLPVPQHIDFKDDRTIKLAEAFFNNRETAEQEFIANSERYDSMLLAMLGLYQAKHATRQIELDIGITLMELVQAKVNHPMLDTAIAKAYLDKSDTQTAIKLLQTSKAKFPDNEQIASLLLALSE
- a CDS encoding response regulator transcription factor, whose amino-acid sequence is MTGKSLQVKPLKVLIVEDNLAISRNIANFFEKHQVILDFAYDGEQASELALSHYFDCIVLDIALPKLDGLAVCQLLRAKAERHIPIIMLTARDTLDDKLTGFAQGADDYLTKPFALEELLVRCQALAARNQSQQRKQLELGEGSQHLVLDLSTKQVMRNQQEIHLQPIPYTILQLLMEAHPRALTRSELCQKLWGDAPTESDALRSHFYQLRKALDKPFDVPIVKTIHGVGFGLAL
- a CDS encoding dienelactone hydrolase family protein → MVSIVGIFALLGGIWYAIWGLHPYQVDQQEIQASYTYQGNADKPMNMQLEQLSATTFAFTYQSFDGAIVNGRMAYPDTDTKAHSMPVMLGVHAMGRSENRWWMDSFKERPTLEQTDKLAKQALANGYAVIAIDSRNHGKRKNLDYNIIEVMRDLHWWGKREPYEQMVIDTVKDYRVLLDWVEKQAQFDQANTTVAGYSMGGQVSILLAGVDERIERVLSIVPPYLDDKVAIVAPKNFTHNLAHLDKLWLVSANDDEHASESENAALYANIATANKKHVQFDGGHVLPQGYYQQLENWYQ